The Pseudomonadota bacterium DNA window ATGCAGCTTACGAGTACAACTGATCATTATATTCTCTCGATATTAACTTCAATCGGAGGAGTTTTTCCGACTTCTCTTTTCATAACTCTACGCACTGCCGATCTGGTAACATTCCTGATTCTGTCGTCAGATTGTTGTTTTTTAGTTCCTTGACCGTTTTGTTTTAAGACATCATCAATTTCATACATTATATCTTCAAAAATATCCTCATCTTCTTTTGCGTCCAACGCACCGGGAGCCGAGATTATAGGATTTATTACAAAAGAATTATTTTGATTAAGTATAAGCGTTACTATTATTATGCCGTCCCTTTGCATTTTACGACGCATCTTCATGATATTGCAATCAGGGGCAAGCAGGAAATTGCCGTCTATGCCCAACTCTCCGGCATTAACCATTGTTACTTTTTCGGCACTGTCAGGGCCCAATTTCACCACATCGCCATTTTCAACTTCTATGGTTTGCTTTATTCCCCATGATTTAGCTAGCCTTGCATGTTCTTTTATATGCACACCCTCACCATGTACCGGAATGGAAATTTGCGGTTTTATCATATCATACATACGCTTCATATCATCAACATTAGGGTGTCCCGATACATGTACGAAATGGTCTTTTTCAGTTAGAACATCTACGCCTAATTTAGTAAGACTATTAAACAACCTGAATATACGCTTGTCATTTCCGGGTATTATTTTTGATGAAAAAATAACCGAATCACCCGGTCTTAAAGCAATATCCCTATGAGTTCCGCTTGTAATCTTGTTTGTAGCTGCCATAGGTTCGCCCTGACAACCTGTAGATATTACCAACAATTTCTCTCTTGGGTGCTTGCTAATCTGGTCTGTATCCAAAAATTCAGGCGCATCATGCAAATAGCCCGAATCTTTAGCCGCCTGAACGATTCTCCAAAGCGAACGCCCTGCCAAAATAACTTTACGCCCGTTCTTTTTAGCCGCCACTGCAATGCTTTCTATCCTTGCCACGTTCGATGCAAAGGTAGTTACCATAACCATTTTTTTACACTCACCCACCAGATTCGTCAGACTTTCCCTCAAGTCACCTTCCGAACCTGAAGTGCCGGGACTAAAGACATTTGTAGAGTCGCTAATCATAGCAAGGACACCTTCCTTACCTATTTTTTTTAGCTTTTCTATGTCAGACTTATCGCCAAGCATAGGGTTAGGGTCAAGCTTCCAATCACCCGAATGGAATATATTTCCATGTTTAGTCCTTATAAATATAGCATTCATTTCAGGAACCGAGTGCGTAATCTGCACAAGCTCAAGGTCAAAAGGCCCCAGCTTGAAGCTGCTTCCCTGCTCTACCTCGTGAATCTCTACGCCTTTTGCTCCCCTGTTATCGCTTAGCTTTGCTTTTAAAAATGCCGCAGTAAAAGGAGTTGCATAAACCGGAACTTCAAGCTCGTTCCACAAATAAGGTATAGCCCCTAAGTGGTCTTCATGTGCGTGTGTTAGCACGATTCCGACAATATCATCTTTATATTTTTGTATAAAACTTATGTCAGGAACTATCATATCCACACCGGGTAAATATTCCTCTGCGAATCCCGCACCAAAATCGGCTATCAGCCACTTTCCGTCAAGATAGTAAAGGTTCATGTTCATGCCTATTTCGCCTGAGCCGCCCAGAGGCAAAAACAACAAATCGTTTTTATGCTTTTTTAAGTTTAGAGTCATTATTCACACTATTTTTTTTATAAATTAAATTTAAACCTTCAATTGTAAGGTCGGGTTCTAAAAATTCTATTTTGTCGATTACGTCATAAAACAAAGGAGCAAGACCTCCTGTACAGATAACTTTCATCGGTTTTGCGTATTCTTTTTCAATACGGGTGACAATTCCTTCAATCAACCCGACATATCCCCAATATATCCCTGACTGCATTGCCGATTCGGTAGAATCCCCTATAACTTTTTTCGGTCTGGAAATATCTATTGAAGGTAGTTTTGCGGCGGCATTATGCAATGCCTCAATGGAAAGATTTATACCGGGTGATATAGCACCTCCCAAATATTCCCCACCAGAACCGACAACATCAAAAGTAGTCGCCGTGCCGAAATCTATTATTACCAGATTACCGCCGAATTTCTCATAAGCCGCAATACTGTTAACCAACCTGTCAGCACCGACTTCGCTCGGCTTATCCAGTTTTATATCTATGCCGAGGAATACTTCATCCTCCCCTATAATCAAAGGTTCGGTATTTAAATGCTTCCTTGATAAGGTCTTTAATGAGAAAATATTTTGAGGAACAACACTTGATATAATAACATCATTTATATCATTTTTAGAAAACCCGTTAGAGTCCAGAAACCTGTCCAGAAATAGAAAATATTCATCACCTGTCCGCTTATTATTGGCGGATATTCGCCATTGGCACATTAACGCCCCATCACGGAAAACCGCCAGAACAGTATTTGTATTTCCTGCATCTATTGCTAACAACATTGTCTTATCAAATTATTAAAAGAAAACCTCACCGCTGGTTATTAAAAGTTTTTTATCATCGACAATTACTTCCAATTCACCGTTTTGGCTGATTCCTTCAAATATTCCTTTAAAAGTTTTATCAGGCAAATTAACCGTAATCTCTTTACCTAAATTATACGCATCATTTAACCAAGCTGACCTTATACACGAAAAACCCTGATTTTTCCAGACATTTTCTTGATTGTTGAAGTTTATGAGAAATTTATCAAAAAATTCAGTGACCGACACCCTTACGCCACATTCGGCAAAAATACTAACAGCTTTAATATCAGCATCTTGCGGCACACTATTAAGATTAACTCCCGTACCGATTATCACTCGGACAGAACCATTAATATCTTTTAATGACTCAAGTAAAATTCCCGATACCTTTTTTTTATTTAATAAAACGTCATTGGGCCATTTATATTTCACTTCAGCCTCGTCATTAACGAACTCTTTAATTGTTTCGCCCACGGATATTGCTGTTAAAAATGAATATTTAGCGGCTTCAGATAGCGAAACATCTACTTTTTTAACAATCGAACAAAAAAGGTTGCCGCTATCGGATATCCATTTATTTCCGCTTCTGCCTTTTCCTGATAATTGGACATCTGCTTTTATTACAGTGTTATCAAAGATTTCACCTGCATTGATGCAACGCTTTGCTTCTTCGTTGGTGCTGTCGATTGACTCAAATTCTAAAACAACCATGCCGCAGCATTTAAAGTATAGTTTAACAGGAATGAAAAGCCCAAAAACATTAATGCGTTAAACATAGCAGATACGAATGCTATATGCTTTATATGACCGGTATCATTATTTTCAAGCGGAACAACCGATTCATCAAGATACATTATTTTTATTATTCGCAAGTAATAAAAAGCAGCTATCACACTTGACAACACTCCTATTACGGCAAGTACATATAGCTCCGATTCAATAGCCGCTTTAAAGATGAAAAACTTGCCGAAGAACCCGGCAAACGGAGGAATCCCAGCCATTGACAGAATTAATATCGCAATAAATAAAGCCAGATAAGGCTTGCTTTTGGCAAGACCGGATAGTGAGTATATGTCTTCTGATTGCCCCTCTTTTCTTTTTATCATCATAATACAGGCAAATATGCCCACACTCAAAGTCATATATATAATTAAATAGAACAATATGGACATAACGCCTTCTCTGCTTGCAGCTGCAAGACCGACCAGTATATATCCGATATGACCTATTGAGCTGTATGCGATTAGCCTTTTTATATTTTGCTGACCTATTGCTCCTAACGCACCTACTATCATGGAGGCTGCCGATATAAATATTATGATTTGTTGCCACTGGCTTACGGCATCGGCAAAAGGGTCTAGCAACAGCCTTGTGAAAACGGAAACGGCGGCAATTTTAGGTGCTACGGCAAAGAATGCCGTAACAGGCATTGGCGAGCCTTCATAAACATCAGGTGTCCACATGTGAAAAGGAACAGCGGAAATTTTAAAGCAGATTCCGGTAATCACGAATATCATTCCCACTAAAACGCCAATCGACACTTCCTTTTGTTCTGAATATAATTCTCTTAAATTATCAAAATTTTCAGTACCTGAGAAGCCGTATATCAATGAACAACCGTAAAGTATAATACCGGAAGACACCGCGCCAAGAATAAAGTATTTCAACCCTGCCTCAGAAGACTTTTCATCATTACGGTTTATTGCAGCAAGTATGTATAACGCAAGGCTTTGAAGCTCAAGCCCCATATAGAATGAGAGCAAACCGTTTGCGGATATCATCAGGAACATACCCGCAATTGATAGTAATATCAGTACGGGGAACTCACATATTTTATTTTTGTCATCTTTGTAAAAACCGCTTGCAAGAAACAAGGTCATTAAACCACCGATTAAAACAAGATATTTACACAAGTTTGTATATCCGTTCGTAACAAACATGTTATTAAAGTTTACATTATTTTCATTTGGAACCATAACAATCGCTATAGCCACAAATGCCAGTATAAATTTGGATAGACCGATTTGTTTTAACGCAAACGAATTACCGTTAAATACCCCTATAAGCAACAATCCCAAAGATGAAAGTAATATAAGAATCTCAGGTAATATATTGATTATATTATAATTAGTTAATGATAACATAATTTTCTCTTAGTTTAACGTTCCAAGGTTTATCTGCTTCACCAGATGAATGACCGATTCACTCATAAGATCCGTTATTACGGCAGGATATACACCTAATATTATTACTAAAACTGCGATGGAAACATACATTATGCCCTCACGAACACCTATATCTTTCATTTTATCGACATCTTTATTTGTTATTTCGCCAAAAACCACCCTTGCATATAGCCATAGCATATATGCCGCTCCCAATATAACCCCTGTTGCAGCCAGAGCCGTTACAATTTTATTTACCTGAAAAACACCGACAAGGGACAACAATTCACCTACGAATCCGCTTGTTCCGGGCAGTCCGATAGATGCCATTGTGAACAGCATGAACAGCATGGCAAATCGTGGCATTCTTTCAACAACACCGCCATATTTTTTGATTTCCTTGGTATGGACACGGTCATATAAACTTCCTACACACAGGAATAACGCGGCCGAAACAAGCCCGTGACTTATCATAACGACCAAACTCCCTTCAATACCCTGCCTGTTTAGGGCAAACGTACCTAATGTCACAAATCCCATATGTGCAACCGATGAATATGCTATCAGCTTTTTCATGTCTGTTTGCACCAAAGCCACCAGCGAAGTATAAATTATCGCAACAACACTTAGGAAAAATACAAAGTCTGCGTAATAAACACTCGCATCAGGCAATAACGGCAATGAAAGACGCAAGAACCCGTAACCGCCCAACTTAAGCAATATACCTGCAAGAATTACAGAGCCTGCCGTCGGAGCCTGAACGTGTGCATCAGGCAGCCATGTATGCACAGGCCACATAGGCACTTTTACCGCAAAAGACGCAAATAAAGCCAACCACAACCATTTTTGAATATATAACGGCAGATGCGGAATTTGCTCCATTAAAACAGGTATTTCCGATGTTCCGGTAATATTATACATATACAATATTGCAATCAGCAGAAGAACCGAGCCTGTCAATGTATAAAGGAAGAATTTAAATGAAGCGTATATTCTTTGTTCGCCTCCCCAAACTCCTATTATCAGGAACATAGGTATAAGAACCGCCTCAAAGAATATATAGAACAGTATTAAATCCAATGCACAGAACACCCCGATTATCATGGTTTCCAGCAATAGGAATGCTATCATATACTCACGCACACGTTTAGTGATGGTGTTCCACCCTGCTAATATGCATATCGGCATTAAGAAGGTCGTAAGTAATACAAAAAACAGGGATATTCCGTCAATTCCCAGATAATAATAAATATTATAACCCTGTATCCACGCTATTTTGTGAACGAATTGAAACTCATGAGTAGTGCTGTCAAACCCTAGCCACAATGACAATGAGAACACGAATGTACCTATAGTAACCCACAAGGCGGTATTCTTGGCATTATTGATAGCATTTTTATCATCACCCCTAACAAAAAAGGCAATGAATAATGCACCTATTAACGGCAAGAAAATCAATATCGAAAGGATTGGAAATTCACTCATATTTATACTTTTTTACCTAAACACCAAATATATTCTTAACAACAAACCAACTTATCAGTCCGAACAAACCAAGTATCATTATTAACGCGTAGTGATAAACAAGACCTGATTGTATCTTCCCGACAGTACCCGACAATTTCCTGACTATCCACGCAGCACCGTTTGGCCCTCCTCCGTCAACAATAATAGTATCACCGACCTTCCATAATGAAGAGCCTATCTTTTTCGCAGGAGTTACAAACAGAAAGTTGTACAGCTCGTCAATATACCACTTATTTAACAAAAACTTATATACGGGACTTAAAGCTTCAGATAAAGATGCTGCAATAACAGGATTAAACATATAAATAAAATAAGCCAGCCCTATTCCAAGCAGTCCTGCAATAGCAGGCATAAGTTTTATATACAAAGGTACATGATGTGCATCTTCCAGAGGGTTATTATGTTCAAAAACAGTTATTGCACCGTTCCAAAAAGCAAGGTCATGGTCAACAATTCCTAATATATAATACCCCAAGGCTCCGGAGAACATAGCCCCTATTGCCAACACGTACAGAGGTATTAACATAACACTCGGTGATTCATGCACATGGCTCATAACTTCCTTAGAAGCTCTTGGCTTGCCGTGGAATGCCATTATAATCAGCCGCCATGAATAAAATGCGGTTAAAAACGCTGCCGCAATACCGACCCAATAGGCATAACCGCCCATTCCTCCTGACGCATAAGCCGATTCTAAAATCATATCTTTTGAATAAAACCCTGCAAATGGGAAAACACCTGCAAGTGCTAACGAACCTATCCACATCAAAGTATATGTTTTAGGTATTTTTTTCCATATGCCGCCCATTTTTCTCAAGTCCTGTTCATTTGACAATGCATGTATAACACTACCTGCACCCAAGAATAACAATGCCTTAAAGAATCCATGCGTTAACAAGTGGAAAACTCCTGCCGAATAAGCGGAAACACCACATGCAAAAAACATATATCCAAGCTGTGAGCATGTTGAATAAGCGATAACACGCTTTATATCATTTTGCGTAATGGCAATTGTGGCGGCAAATATGGCAGTGGCAGCACCTACTATTGTAACTACATCTCTTGCAAAATCTGAATATTCAAACAATGGAGAACATCTGGCAACTAAGAACACTCCGGCGGTAACCATTGTGGCGGCGTGGATTAAAGCCGATACCGGAGTCGGTCCTTCCATTGCATCGGGCAACCATGTATGCAAACCTAGTTGGGCTGACTTGCCCATAGCACCGATGAACAGCAATAAGCATATAACTGTAATTGCATTATATTGCTCACCGAAGATATTTATCACGCTATCGGAATAACCGTCCGTTTTTGCAAATACTTCGCTAAAATTCAGGCTTCCGAATATCATGTAAATTGCAAATATTCCCAATATCAGCCCAAAATCCCCTACCCTGTTCACAATAAATGCTTTCATTGCGGCATCTTTT harbors:
- a CDS encoding biotin--[acetyl-CoA-carboxylase] ligase, giving the protein MVVLEFESIDSTNEEAKRCINAGEIFDNTVIKADVQLSGKGRSGNKWISDSGNLFCSIVKKVDVSLSEAAKYSFLTAISVGETIKEFVNDEAEVKYKWPNDVLLNKKKVSGILLESLKDINGSVRVIIGTGVNLNSVPQDADIKAVSIFAECGVRVSVTEFFDKFLINFNNQENVWKNQGFSCIRSAWLNDAYNLGKEITVNLPDKTFKGIFEGISQNGELEVIVDDKKLLITSGEVFF
- a CDS encoding NADH-quinone oxidoreductase subunit M: MSEFPILSILIFLPLIGALFIAFFVRGDDKNAINNAKNTALWVTIGTFVFSLSLWLGFDSTTHEFQFVHKIAWIQGYNIYYYLGIDGISLFFVLLTTFLMPICILAGWNTITKRVREYMIAFLLLETMIIGVFCALDLILFYIFFEAVLIPMFLIIGVWGGEQRIYASFKFFLYTLTGSVLLLIAILYMYNITGTSEIPVLMEQIPHLPLYIQKWLWLALFASFAVKVPMWPVHTWLPDAHVQAPTAGSVILAGILLKLGGYGFLRLSLPLLPDASVYYADFVFFLSVVAIIYTSLVALVQTDMKKLIAYSSVAHMGFVTLGTFALNRQGIEGSLVVMISHGLVSAALFLCVGSLYDRVHTKEIKKYGGVVERMPRFAMLFMLFTMASIGLPGTSGFVGELLSLVGVFQVNKIVTALAATGVILGAAYMLWLYARVVFGEITNKDVDKMKDIGVREGIMYVSIAVLVIILGVYPAVITDLMSESVIHLVKQINLGTLN
- a CDS encoding ribonuclease J, which encodes MMTLNLKKHKNDLLFLPLGGSGEIGMNMNLYYLDGKWLIADFGAGFAEEYLPGVDMIVPDISFIQKYKDDIVGIVLTHAHEDHLGAIPYLWNELEVPVYATPFTAAFLKAKLSDNRGAKGVEIHEVEQGSSFKLGPFDLELVQITHSVPEMNAIFIRTKHGNIFHSGDWKLDPNPMLGDKSDIEKLKKIGKEGVLAMISDSTNVFSPGTSGSEGDLRESLTNLVGECKKMVMVTTFASNVARIESIAVAAKKNGRKVILAGRSLWRIVQAAKDSGYLHDAPEFLDTDQISKHPREKLLVISTGCQGEPMAATNKITSGTHRDIALRPGDSVIFSSKIIPGNDKRIFRLFNSLTKLGVDVLTEKDHFVHVSGHPNVDDMKRMYDMIKPQISIPVHGEGVHIKEHARLAKSWGIKQTIEVENGDVVKLGPDSAEKVTMVNAGELGIDGNFLLAPDCNIMKMRRKMQRDGIIIVTLILNQNNSFVINPIISAPGALDAKEDEDIFEDIMYEIDDVLKQNGQGTKKQQSDDRIRNVTRSAVRRVMKREVGKTPPIEVNIERI
- the nuoL gene encoding NADH-quinone oxidoreductase subunit L, whose translation is MIAAIVFIPLLTAFYVGMMSRTISNKSAQLITCGGLLTSAFLSTILFYDVAIMGQAQVSDITRWIDSGTFSVSWSLRVDSLTAVMLVLVTWVSSIVHIYSVGYMSHDAHLPRFMAYLSLFTFFMLMLVTSDNFLQLFFGWEGVGLSSYLLIGFWYKKQSAKDAAMKAFIVNRVGDFGLILGIFAIYMIFGSLNFSEVFAKTDGYSDSVINIFGEQYNAITVICLLLFIGAMGKSAQLGLHTWLPDAMEGPTPVSALIHAATMVTAGVFLVARCSPLFEYSDFARDVVTIVGAATAIFAATIAITQNDIKRVIAYSTCSQLGYMFFACGVSAYSAGVFHLLTHGFFKALLFLGAGSVIHALSNEQDLRKMGGIWKKIPKTYTLMWIGSLALAGVFPFAGFYSKDMILESAYASGGMGGYAYWVGIAAAFLTAFYSWRLIIMAFHGKPRASKEVMSHVHESPSVMLIPLYVLAIGAMFSGALGYYILGIVDHDLAFWNGAITVFEHNNPLEDAHHVPLYIKLMPAIAGLLGIGLAYFIYMFNPVIAASLSEALSPVYKFLLNKWYIDELYNFLFVTPAKKIGSSLWKVGDTIIVDGGGPNGAAWIVRKLSGTVGKIQSGLVYHYALIMILGLFGLISWFVVKNIFGV
- a CDS encoding type III pantothenate kinase, giving the protein MLLAIDAGNTNTVLAVFRDGALMCQWRISANNKRTGDEYFLFLDRFLDSNGFSKNDINDVIISSVVPQNIFSLKTLSRKHLNTEPLIIGEDEVFLGIDIKLDKPSEVGADRLVNSIAAYEKFGGNLVIIDFGTATTFDVVGSGGEYLGGAISPGINLSIEALHNAAAKLPSIDISRPKKVIGDSTESAMQSGIYWGYVGLIEGIVTRIEKEYAKPMKVICTGGLAPLFYDVIDKIEFLEPDLTIEGLNLIYKKNSVNNDSKLKKA
- the nuoN gene encoding NADH-quinone oxidoreductase subunit NuoN — protein: MLSLTNYNIINILPEILILLSSLGLLLIGVFNGNSFALKQIGLSKFILAFVAIAIVMVPNENNVNFNNMFVTNGYTNLCKYLVLIGGLMTLFLASGFYKDDKNKICEFPVLILLSIAGMFLMISANGLLSFYMGLELQSLALYILAAINRNDEKSSEAGLKYFILGAVSSGIILYGCSLIYGFSGTENFDNLRELYSEQKEVSIGVLVGMIFVITGICFKISAVPFHMWTPDVYEGSPMPVTAFFAVAPKIAAVSVFTRLLLDPFADAVSQWQQIIIFISAASMIVGALGAIGQQNIKRLIAYSSIGHIGYILVGLAAASREGVMSILFYLIIYMTLSVGIFACIMMIKRKEGQSEDIYSLSGLAKSKPYLALFIAILILSMAGIPPFAGFFGKFFIFKAAIESELYVLAVIGVLSSVIAAFYYLRIIKIMYLDESVVPLENNDTGHIKHIAFVSAMFNALMFLGFSFLLNYTLNAAAWLF